Within Homo sapiens chromosome 2, GRCh38.p14 Primary Assembly, the genomic segment caaagtgctgggattataggcatgagccactgcgcctggccagaaaacaatttttaaacagtgaaaccaaaaaagaatctAGGATGACTGCCTATTGGCTATCATGGTGAGTCTGAACTTCTCTGTGTGCCTTCCATGTCCCAGCCAGCACTGCCTTCCAGGACTCACTGGCCCCAAGCCCCTTCTCCAGAAGCCAGGCCCCTCATTGACTCAAGTCTCTTGCTGTGTCCTCTTCTTGCCCCTGTCTGGGAGTTGTGGTCCTTTGCTGTTTTACTTGAATCTACCCACCTTCCAAATCTCACTTCCTCTGACAaggttctgccacttactgtaGCCAGCAGCATGCTCCTCCAACTTAGGGTCAGTATGACAGTTTGGAGCATCCAaccattttgtgtttttgtttcaacTTCTCAAACGTTAAGTCCCTTGTGGGCAGGGACTGTGAAGAGCTTCCTGTGTCCCTCACTGTTCCTGGAGCCACACTGACCAAGAGCAGTGCACTGAGTTCTAGAGGAGAAAGGTTGGTTTTAAAAGCGATGTACCCCAGTCTGGGCAAttcggagaaaccccatctctactaaaaatataaaaaattagccacgcgtggtgtgtgcctggggtcccagctactggggaggctgtggtgggaggatctcctgagcctgggaagttgaggctgcagtgagctgagatcacaccactgcactccagcctggacaacaggagtgagaccctgcctcaaaaaataaaataaaataaaaacaataaaaataagtaaacaaacaaacaaaaaaaaccaatgtACCTTATCACAACATCGAACTGGTTCAGGGTGTGGCCCAGTTCTAATCCGTGCAGTATTCCTCCGCTTCCAATAACCACACAGCGCCGACAGGTCTTGGCTTTCAAGTGTTCAGGGAGGTCGTGCTCTGGCAAGAGTTCCAAGAGGGTCTGGACTTTACTGGAGAACTTCCGGAACCCAAAAGGAGGATCGTACTTGGACTCAGCTTCACTGTCTTTGGGGGCCTTCTGCACAAAAGGGAGTAAGTCCACGCTATACCTGTGCTCAAATAACAGCGCCATTGATGTCTTGGCAAACTTGGGACGACATTCCTTCTGCAAGACTTGCTGAGcatatttctgagctctctggaATGAAATCACACCAATCTGGGTTTTAAAAACTCTCCTGCATTAAAAATATACTCTTCTAGATGACAATTTGTCCTATGATGTCTGATGTAGCTCCCGTGTTGATTACTGTCTTTTAACacagaatatttgctttttagagTTAAGTTTGGCTCAGAAACTTGAAGAAACAACCTGGGAGAATCACATGACAAGGAGATAAACACAGCAGGGTATTCATTTCATTGCACAGGCAAAGCAAGAAGGACTCccgcctcccacccccagcctaaCACTGTTCAAATACATTTGGGGTGAAAATGTACTTCGGGGTGTCTAAGACTTCATGTTTcataaaattctgatacatgctacaacatagttaaactttgaggacattatgctaagtgaagccagtcacaaagagacaaatactgtatgacctgacttatatgaggtatctaaagtagtcaaattcataaaaacatGGTTACCAGGGttgaagagagggagaaaaggggagTTGTTTAATAGGTACAGCGTTTcggttttgcaagatgaaaacatTCTAGAAATTTGTTTCACAAGAGTTTAAATATACTTAATGCTGCCAaatggtacatttaaaaataattatgatggtaaattttatgttttttttaaccacgattaaaaaaaaggtttcatATATCAGGTTCTCATCTAGCAGGATGACAAACAGGCTTATTTATCAGTTGAGATACAGAATGTCACAGTCTAGAATGCAAATTACCTGAAAGAATCAGGGAATGTCCCCTTAACACAGAAATTGCATTGGTTTCAAAGCATTTTCCCAGCCTGcatttccatatgcattttaatgTTTTGCCTCAGCCAGGAGCTGCGTGAATGCAACAAAACTCAGAGGAAAGGCGGGCATGGcgggtcacacctataatctcagcactttgggaggccaaggtgagagggttgcttgagcccaggagttcgaggctagcctgggcaacatggtgagaccccacctatacaaaaaattttttaaaaaatgggtcaggagtggtggtgtgcccctgtggccccagctacatgggaggctgaggcatgagtatcGAGTGATCCTCAACCTGGAAGGTTGAcactgtagtgagctgtgattgtgccactgcactccagcctgggtgacagagggagaccctgtctctaaaacaaaaacaagaacaaaaacatgaccatcctggctaatacggtgaaactcgtctctactaaaaatacaaaaattagccgggcacgtggtggtgggcacctgtagtcccagctactcgggaggctgaggcaggagaatggtgtgaacccgggaggcagagcttgcagtgagccgagatcgtgccactatactccagcctgggcaacagagcgagactctgtctcaaaaaacaaaaaaacaaacaaaaaaccccccaaaaaacaaaaacgcaaCCTTGGAGGAATATGGTATGCGTGTCCATTCACCCCAGTCTTCCTCTTGGCTCAGCTGGACAAATGCTGACTCAGAACCCCTGTCAGGTAGTTCTTCCTATCTTTGTGCTTTTTTATCCTTGTCTCCATATTTAGCAGCCTTGGAATTGGCCCTGCATTACTCCTCCTATTCACTACCTTCTCACAggcagaagtgtgtgtgtgtgtgtgtgtgtgtgtgtgtgtgtaatcctATATTTACTGGGATATTTATTAGGAATTCAACATATCTTTTCAACTTTGTCAGTATCATTATGAGGATTATTACTGGGGTATAGGTTTAAATGTTCATCCCAACTATGCTTTTCCTCAAGgccttgttatttttattttcattttctgatttttgcttAACACATTTTTTTAGGAATGCATCTATCCTATTATAACAGAGATACTTAATATATTATAGCTTTGATAAGTTGTTAGCATCCGTGAAGAGAACACTGTCTACATCCGAAGAATCTGGCCCCATTTCTGAAAAAGGAACTGATATTCTTGGAGCCTCAGAAACGCTGCTGCAGACACCATGCATAGCCACTGCCTCAGTTCACCCTCACGACACTATGGCACCTTGCAAGACGATCATTAGTATCTTCACTTTGTAAGAGGTCTGAGCTGGCCCAGCAAACCTGGCTCCTAAAACAACAGCCTCTACCTATAGAAATCAGCACACAAACACCACCATTGATAACAAATGTTTAAATACGAATTGGCATCTTCATGAGGAAATCAGCAGGAAAGCCAAGCAAGGAATCTGCCTTGACCCTGAGCCCCCGAATGGAGGGGCTCACCCCTGGCCAGGCCTGCCCAGCAGGTGATGCTCCGGGTGCTTAATGCCAAGCTGGTGGAAGCGGGACACACAGAGCGGCCACACACACTGCACATTCATCTCAAAACCCTAGGCCCGAAGGTCATGAATGGCAATTTTTAGAGACCTAAAGGCCTAACCCTCCACTAGAGAATCATATCCTAAGTATCTGGTTTTACAAATCTCCTAGGACAGAAAGGAACATCTGAGAAGTGGCAAGAGGGACCCGGAGAAGCTCACTGATGGCCACGGGACTAGAAAGAGGTGCGTGAGCGAGCTGGATGCTCGCCAGGCTGCCAGGTCTCCTCTTCAGAAGCTGCATCTGGAAAGGAGTGAAATTTCATTCCATTTCCATTCTCACCAAGAGGTTAATTTCAGGTTTCaaacttaattttcttctttttttttctttttttttttttgagacagagtctcgctctgtcacccaggctggagtgcagtggcgcaatttcagctcactgcaacctctgcctcccagtttcaagccattctcctgcctcaggttcctgagtagctgggattacaggcgtgcactgacacacccggctactttttgtattttcagtacagacggggtttcaccatgttggtcaggctggtctcaaactcctgacctagtgatccacctgcctccaccttccaaagttctgggattatagatgtgagccaccacgcccagcccaaactTAATTTTCTAGACTGTGGGTAGGGCACATTTCTCAGTAGTCACCTTCTGACTGTGACCCCTCCTGCGCCTAAGTGACAGTGGATGCAGTAGTAAATCCTGAGTGAGTTTCTACATGTCCTGGCAACGTCTAAAGCCACAGCAATTCCTTGTCCTCTTTTGTTTCAACTCGTTTAACAGATCTCCACTGATTGCCTGGAGACAGGGCTTTTTCTGTAGAGAGCTCACACAGAACTCCATCTCATAGCCACTCAGAACAGGAGGACCACATGGGCCATGTCCTCCACTCTGGGATGGTTTCTGTTCTTGCTTCAATGGTGCACAACCAGACATCATTGTCTTGGGGGCTTCCTCAGAGCTTGTCCCACATCTTTAAGTAAGTTGAACCGGCATCTGCTTCAGCTGCTCTCTTCCCCCTCCACTGCTTGCCCATAGCTCACAGCTCAGAAGAAAGTGCCTCAAGGCGAGTGCCGCACCTTCAGGAGCTGCAATGAAGAGAGGAAGCAGTGTGACTAGGCTGTGAGGACTCCAGAGCTCCCAGGAAGGCCTCAGAGGCGTCAG encodes:
- the ST3GAL5 gene encoding lactosylceramide alpha-2,3-sialyltransferase isoform X3, giving the protein MRTKAAGCAERRPLQPRTEAAAAPAGRAMPSEYTYVKLRSDCSRPSLQWYTRAQSKMRRPSLLLKDILKCTLLVFGVWILYILKLNYTTEECDMKKMHYVDPDHVKRAQKYAQQVLQKECRPKFAKTSMALLFEHRYSVDLLPFVQKAPKDSEAESKYDPPFGFRKFSSKVQTLLELLPEHDLPEHLKAKTCRRCVVIGSGGILHGLELGHTLNQFDVVIRTQCTALGQCGSRNSEGHRKLFTVPAHKGLNV